One stretch of Brevibacillus laterosporus DNA includes these proteins:
- the tnpA gene encoding IS200/IS605 family transposase, translating into MNYHFVFCPRYRRKVLVKQVEIRFKELLAEICHQNNWLIVEMEVMPDHVHLFLNCLPTDSPSDVMAKVKGVTSRIVRQEFKHLAHLPSLWTRSFFVSTAGNVSSETVKRYVEEQKKRG; encoded by the coding sequence ATTAACTATCATTTTGTTTTCTGCCCTCGTTATCGAAGAAAAGTGTTAGTAAAACAAGTGGAAATTCGATTCAAGGAGCTATTGGCTGAAATATGCCATCAGAATAACTGGCTTATTGTGGAAATGGAAGTTATGCCCGATCATGTCCATCTGTTCCTGAACTGTCTTCCCACCGATTCTCCATCAGACGTAATGGCAAAAGTGAAGGGAGTGACCTCTCGAATAGTAAGGCAGGAGTTTAAGCATCTTGCTCATTTGCCTAGTCTGTGGACACGTTCTTTTTTCGTTAGTACAGCAGGAAACGTATCAAGCGAAACAGTAAAGCGTTATGTTGAAGAACAAAAGAAAAGGGGGTGA